The sequence below is a genomic window from Cobetia sp. cqz5-12.
CTGGCTGAATCAGGGCTTGTTGAGTCAGGGACTGCTGAGCAAGAGGCTTGCCGAATCAAGGCGGAGCGCCCATGGGCGCCCTACAGAGCAGAGCGCGGCCTTTCTCCGAAATCACACAAAGCCTTGTTCCAAAGCTCTCTTTCCAAAGCCCTATTTCCAAAGCCCTATTTCCAAAGCCCTCTCCATAAGCCCTGTCGTCAAAAGTCCGCTCTGCAGAATCAGACGAAAGAAGCCCAGCCTCAGAGCGGCAAACGCTACTCAAAGGCTGGGCTTCTCTGCACTGTTTCAGAAGGCTGGGTGCAGGAGAGAAGGTTAGTGGTGTCAGAAACCGGATTCGCGACGCCAGACCCCCACCACTTCACGCCAGGTTCGGCTCAACAGGCTGCGCGGCTCAGTCTCGACATTGACCATGCCGCGCCGGCCAGGCATCGAGAGTGCCAGCGCCTGAGAGAAATCCACTGGCTCAAGCGTGACCCGATAGAGGCTGCGCATCAGTTCCAGCTGCCCTTCATCACCCTCGCGAACCTTCAAGTCACCACCATAGGGCGCGGCCATTTCCGGCTGCTCAAGCACTGCGACTGCCTGAGGCTCGACGCTGACCACGCGCATTTCCAGCGGCTTGCCTACCGGCGCCAGCGGATAGAACCAGGCAGTGGCTCCCTCATCGACGCGCAACACCTCTTCCTCTTCCACCCAGGCCGTCAGAGTCACCTGCCGGGGATTGCGCAGCGTCATCACCCACTCCCCTTCACCGACCCAGCCCCCTGCTTTCAAGGCAGGATTGAGCGAGTGCACCTTGCCGGTGAATGCCGCCTCCAGCTGACCGGTCGCCTGCTCGGCTTGCAGCGCGCTGACCCGTTGGCGCTGCACGTCAAGATCGGCCTGCACCACCGGGCTATCCTGCAGCAACCTGCGATCCAGACCACTGGCGGAGCGGCGCCAGTCCAGCTGTTCCACGCGACGCTCGGCACTGGCAAGCCGCTGGGCGACTTCCGGGGCACTGATGGTAGCCAGCGCTTGACCGGCGCTCACCTCGTCCCCCTGGGCGACATCGAGACTCAGCCGGCCACCGAAGGGCGCTTCGAGACGAGCCGAGGGTTGCTCCAGCCACCCTGGCAGGCGCAACTCACTCTGCCAGGGCCAGATCAGCAAGGCTCCCAGCGCCACGACGATCACACCGGTACGCAACAGAGCCAGATTGGCGCGTGGCTTGCGACCTTCACTGAACCAGCGCCGAATTTCATTCACGATTGGCCGCATGATGAAGTACCAGATCTCGACGGCGAACAGCACGATGCCGAGAAGCTTGAAGAAGAAGTGATAGACCGCCAGGGCGATCCCGAGAAACAGCAGCAGGCGATATACCCAGACGCCCACCGCGAATAGCACCAGGGCACGCTGCGGACGCTCAGGCGGCGCTTCCTTGAAGGCAAATAGCCATTCACGCAGCTGCCAACGTGCCAGCGCCTGGGAGCGGGGTTCAAGATTGGGCTGTCGCCAGGCATCGGACAGCAGGTAATAGCCATCGAAGCGCATCAAGGGATTGAAGTTGACCAGCGCCGACATGATCCAGGTCGTCGTCGCCAGCCAGAAACACAGGGTGCGCGGCAAGCCTTCCGGCAACAGATGCCAGCATAGTAACGCCAGTACCGCGATCGAGAGCTCGACCGCGACACCCGCGATATCGACGCCAACTCTGTCCCGGGCCTGGGTGAGTCGCCAGGCATCACTGGTATCGGTGTAGAGCACCGGCCAGCCGACGATGAAGGCCACACCGATGGTCGGGACGC
It includes:
- a CDS encoding HlyD family efflux transporter periplasmic adaptor subunit; amino-acid sequence: MISQTPPLAVLREDLKLHPVEQDRDGKRRWLLHDPVAQRFYRLGEAAIELLPFIRGGQEAAAAKQASASLGREVPGEQLRALSEFLRQHDLVRGDPGQQERYQRRLESRPTGLKWLMHHYLFVRIPLANPDRWLSRHVNKVRWLGSRGFFWSLAVLFLVGLWLTVRQLDTFIASFAALGAVGGWLTLGLALVFVKILHELGHAFVAKAKGARVPTIGVAFIVGWPVLYTDTSDAWRLTQARDRVGVDIAGVAVELSIAVLALLCWHLLPEGLPRTLCFWLATTTWIMSALVNFNPLMRFDGYYLLSDAWRQPNLEPRSQALARWQLREWLFAFKEAPPERPQRALVLFAVGVWVYRLLLFLGIALAVYHFFFKLLGIVLFAVEIWYFIMRPIVNEIRRWFSEGRKPRANLALLRTGVIVVALGALLIWPWQSELRLPGWLEQPSARLEAPFGGRLSLDVAQGDEVSAGQALATISAPEVAQRLASAERRVEQLDWRRSASGLDRRLLQDSPVVQADLDVQRQRVSALQAEQATGQLEAAFTGKVHSLNPALKAGGWVGEGEWVMTLRNPRQVTLTAWVEEEEVLRVDEGATAWFYPLAPVGKPLEMRVVSVEPQAVAVLEQPEMAAPYGGDLKVREGDEGQLELMRSLYRVTLEPVDFSQALALSMPGRRGMVNVETEPRSLLSRTWREVVGVWRRESGF